The nucleotide window TATATTTCGAAGTTTAGTGCCAATTCTATGAATAGGGAGAACGTACCgaacattaattataagaaaatatttgtatTCCAGGCTCTGAAAGTTTTTTTCACTTCTATGAAAGATCATCATGATATAAGATTTAGATGTAGCACATCTGACAATATATAAATGCTCAAAATTTCCGAAATGAAAAAGCTTGAGAGACCAACTACCTAAAAACTGGGTCCCAAGTGCGACCAAAATGGAAATGAGCAGAAAATTAAATAGATGGAGATTTCAGTAATGATCTTAGACGAGCAAGACTATATATATTACTCTTTTACCTCTTTGAAGTGTAAGAATAAATAATCTGCAAGAAGTGCAGTAATGACACTGCCTAATGTTTGCACTGACAGTTATCATAAGCATCATAAAACCCCGTATACTATATTAATATTTCGTTCCCTTTCCATGAAAGCTAGGAATAAGAGTACACAAAGCCTTTTAATTTAGTCCTTACATTATATCTGCATTGTCACTATTTTTTCTCTGTGATTCAATCAATCattttctccttcctttttcccactgcCTCAAGGTTATTGATATTATTTGCGAGTATGGAACTTCTAAAAGTTAATTGAACTCGATCATATTCCTACCCTTTAATTATATTCCTTATATGCTGCCCCTAGAAATCAACTTAATACTCGTGGATCCATAGTCAATGAAAAATAGTATCAAAATTCCATGTGTAAAATTCTTACAGCTTATCCATACGCTATCATAAATTGaagacaacaacaacctcaaaacaaacaaattcaaACTCGAATATATAGAGAACAAGATAATGCATGGCATTTATGTACGTTCATGCACACACAAAAATACAAGCAGCAGTAGTCAGCTTATAATTAGCAGTGACAGAATATCGttacattttgttttcttagccaatacattatttaattaatattttaatttgtcttgtctttCCTCTTGTTTTAAGAACGAATTTTTGCCTGTCATTAATCTCTAATTTATTTGGGTCACCATTACCGGCCTCGCCCCTATATCACAAATATTCAACATGCCAAGAAGACACAAAATGTTAAATCTGCTCGCCAAAATGCCTGCCTATTCTTGTTCCTACTTCAAATTTAGTGTTTTTAGTCGAGGCCTTGATGGAGTTTGGAAGGCTTACTTTGAAGTTAGAGTGTTTTCTTAGTATGGAACACAGTATCTTCTACCGAGGGAAGACCATTCTACTCGAGTCATTATAGGACTATTTTAGGTGATAAAATTCTAAGCACTGCCAAAGCTCCTcttaatatttaacataattcaaTACTCAAACTAACTCAGGACAGATCCACTTGGTAGATATTGGAGGCAATTGCCTCCACAAAATTAAACTTCtgaattttcttaatataatataCAGTATATGTACCCTACAAATTTGTGTGTATGAATATTGTTCCtactatataataattttgtatctgTACGTTACTGCTTGAACTTAATAccacatatatattaaactaaaacaaCCTTGTATGGATAGTAGTGAAAGAGAAGTTTAGGTTTTACtgtagaaatgcattgtactatcaatttaatttctattaattaaGAAACAGAACTCAACTGGTGATGCAAATTTGTTATCACTCAAACATTATACGTTTGTTCTATATTGTCCAATTTCCTCGTGTTTAGTTGCTGCGttctttttagtctttttttcccCCTCGCGATCGTGTaccaaaaaacaaagaaagagaaCTGCGGAGGATTTAACTACATTTATGATAGGACGGTATCGCAAAATGCAATAACAATCCCGAGGCTGgctgcataaaaataaaaactaaacattTGAATAGCTTGCCAATTTTTGTAAGAAGAATGATATTTAGACACTTATCCAACACCCTATCAAAAATATACTACTCCATACTATTTTTCTCTGTCTCCTTTttaatatcatatcatattacttgacatatttacattttttttctttttcttttttctatttctctctaAAGTGTCATATATAGCATTGGGGTgatagttgatttttttttcttttccaaacaCATACTTACAAGACAGGTGTAAAATACATATGAAGTTGaaaggtaaaattatatttggaaTCAATTGGAGATAATGACTTGAGATAGGGGGAAATTATGGTTGCGAAAGATTTATTCATATGAAGTTCTAAGTCAATACCAAAAAATATGATGTTCTAAGTCCTCACATCATTAAAACCTAAACTAGAAAGTCATTtcgaataaattaattaataattagatgGCAAATATCATCtccctctttatttttttataatttcttttttttaaagaagctAAGACTCGCCTGGAATAAAGGATCGGAGAAGGAAAATTGGGATAGAAAGATTAGCAAGAATTGAACTCTACTATTCTCATTGATCTCTTACCAATTGAGGTACTAGCGAAagataatttattaactttttttattttttttagatttattgagctttttatttagtttaattagCTTTTTTCgttccaatttttttatgttgagtTTAATTAAACAAGTCATTGAACTTCCCTACAAACCGtattaagaaatatcaattagtACTAGTTATAGTAATATTTAAGACAAGGGACTCGGCCGGCAAATTGGAACGTGAACTACTATTTATGGTTGGCAGGTTTAGCTAAATGTTTATGGTTAATGCTTACTCTTGCAAAATGATGCAACTATCTCAATTCTCTCTTATCAGTGTTTTTAAGAAGTCCTACTAAGAGTCTAAAGCCACTATTTATAACAAGTATGTTGAAGATATCGAATAAGGAAGTATTTTTAAAtgcaaacaatgaaaaaaaaaaaacagaatgcaTCAATGGAATGTACAGtgtattgaaaataatataatattaaaaccagtattaaaaattatttttaattttttattgattgtatCTATCAGTATCGTACTCATGAAAAACTACGCTTATTCAAgtattcataattatatttcaAGGCTTCTTAGAAGAAAATATCCCCAACATGAAatctgaataaaaaaatgttaaatataggtaCGATTAAGTGCCTTTATGTTCATCCTTAAAAAAAAGTGCCTTTAAGTTCAAACTAATTCAATACCGAAAAATTTGATCATTCAACCGGTAACTACATTTAAAGGTAGTGAACGTGAACAGAAAGgatttctctctcctcactagCAGTAAATGCCTCATCaagactaataaaaaaaacagttcAGCCCATGAAAAGAACATTTcctattgacatttttttttgagacgaaataaacatttttttaacaaatacgtaactacattttttttaaaaatttattttttaaaataatcgattgtaaaaataaattgaacaaaCAAGCATTGAGGACATCTAAAGTTTTTTTACATTACTCAAATGATGCTGGCTCGACGACCCTTGCGTCATGTTACGAAGGCAACAATCATTTACCTATATCATTCATTAACCAATTGAATCATAATTAAGTGTGCCAATGTGATGTCACTGTCCAATCTCCTCACCCcacaatgaaaattgaaaagtaaACATGTCCTTTTATGGTAATTCATTGAAAAAGTCTCTGATAGAAATGAAAAAGGGAAATACTAATGTTCTGAACTGAATTTTTGGCTTCACCAACTCGAGTGTAGTGCCAGTTTCCACTTTCCATTGAGTATGTAACTGACACACTTATGTTTCCTTGCACTCTGCAACATGTGTACGACGAAAACCATTTATGTCTCATTTATTGCAATCACAGTATTTAATCGTTCGCAATAATCAAAGGAACTGTAGTCCAACCTCTTCGGCTGATGCAAACACTTTCGTTATGTTAATGTATCCATCATACACGTGTGTTACTCCCATGAGTCTCTAGCACCATAGGAGTTGATTCTTCTCGTGGATGAATCTTCTACAAACCTTCTTGCTTCCTCACTCGCATAGTAACATAACATCTTTCAATGTTTTCATGAGTTTCTTTCTCATCTGGGTTATGTTGTTCTGCTGATTCTGGCGTCTCTGTGCTTTATACCACATTGTTTTGGGATTCATGCTAAGAAAAAGGTAGGTAAGTATGAAAACATGAATTCCTCTTGTGTGCTTAATGTTGTATTTTGTTTACCATGTGTGTGTGTTTCGTTAAATACGATACAAAGGATGGGGAGTGTATGGagaaaaaaagtttgattttacAATGTGATATCATCTGCTGGCGTtactttcttcttatttttcttcaactttCACAATTTCCATATTTCTTGTATAATTTCTGTGTTATGTCCCTTATGATTTCAGTGGAGATTCACTCACAGTCAACTTTCTGTCTATAAATGGTTATTACGAGAATCAAGTCTAACAACTATACAAATAGTTTAGTTTACAACATTTAGTGTTAAATGTTAGTGGTCTAGACTTTTTTTTCCCTCTGTTGATGTTTCTTTGATGTATGTTCATTTTGGATGACATTGTTGATGGGGACTGATTTTATAAGTGCTTAATGTATCAGTGGGACAAACAAATATTATGTTTGTATGCTGTAAAACTGTGAGATTCAAAGGGGACTAGACCACCATGTAAGTATTCTACAAAAATTTACGAAGAATTGACATGTGTATTAGAATGTAAACAACTTCTCAGTTTGTTGAATAAATTTATGTGACAGAATATCACCGGGACTCAGTCATGTATAGATCATTTCTGAGATGTGATGATCCAAAAGGAGTAGTAGAATGTGGGACAATCAGGAAATACAGGACTCGTTCTCACAAAGTGAAGGACAAGACAAGAATCCAGAAGACGGGTGAAAACTTGGAGACATCCTTGTCCTTGATGAACAAAAGATACAAAGAAGAGAATAAGGTCCCAAAAGGATGTGATGGAAATCTCATTGATCCATCATCTTATAGAGATATTATGTGTGATGAAAAGTCTGAAGATATTGCAGAAGGTATTGCAAAAGGAGCTCTTGGTCTGCAAGATTCTCTAATCATGATTCGCAAGTTGCAAGAAGAGGCTTCACCACATTCAGCTTCTTTTAGGATAAAACAGACTATGAAACCTGAAAGAGACAGAATTGAAGCAAAGATGATTGGTAGAACGCAGGCTAATCCATTTGGGGAACAAAGTAATCCAAAGGGGTTTCAAAGACCACAGCCTTCAGCTGGTGGTTGTCTAAGTAATTGCCAAGAGGAACTTAAGAAGGTGATTAAGGAGAGTTTGGTTAGGCAAAATATGTTTCCAAAGACCTCTGAAAGATTAAACTCTGGTTCAGAAACTTTCTCTACAAGCACAAGCCAATATTCTGCTGTCAGGACTAACAGCCTTTTTGATCCTTCTTTCTCAGCAATAGCTCCAAAGATGGAAAGAGCACCTAGCCTAATTTTCAAGCTGATGGGTTTAGAAGAAGCCCCCTCAAAATCATTTCCAGCTGTTAAGCAGAAACAGTTGGATAGAGAGCTAGATATGTCAAAGGTAAGAAAGAATGACTCTATAGCTGAGAAACAAAAGGCCCTGAGGGAAACTCTTGACACCACACATTTCAAAGGAATTTTGAAGGAGAGTTTTGTCAAAGAGCCCAAGCTTCATGTGCATCATTTCAATGATACCAATTCCAAGCAGTTTGGTGATTTATCTCACATTGCACTTATGAAACCTCAATGTACTCTTTACGAGGAATCAGTAAAAAGTACCTATATGTCAGTTCCTCCAAAAGGTTCCAGTTCCACAAACATGGgaaaagaaatggaaaaagGTATATGCAAACGGGTGAACAAAGAGGAAGGACCTAAATTTCTCAAAGAGGTTATGAAACTTgatgcaaaaggaattaatcCTGTTGAAGAATCATCAGGTAAGGTAAAGCTGTATTGTCACATTGGTCACACATCACAGACAAATGAAACAATTGATAAAAAATGGAAGGTGCAGACCATTAGTAGAAAACTGCTGGAAAAGGATATCTCACAACCTATAATTGCGGCAACAAGACCTCAATATCAACGAGGAATCCCCTCCACAAAATTGAGGAAGCTAAAAAGTGGGTCCAGAATCGACATGAATGAGATTTCTTACCTAAAGAGAACAGGTTCAATCAACATCTCCActcaaaaatactaataattccAAGGACCTAAATATTGAGATTAAAAAAACTGATTCTGTGGTATATTCCTTAACAGGTAGAAAGAATCAGATGAAGAACCAAAGCCCAATTATTGAGCCTGAACCAGCTAAACTAACtgtaagtttattttatatatatatatatatatatatatataggaatcTAAACGTGGAAACTACTTTGTTGAAAACAATGTTTGGATTGTAAAATCattaatgaatgaatgaagCAAGACCTTCAATCTGAGTCTGAATTTACAATTCTTCTGCACAGGTTGAACAAATCAGGaagggagaaaagaagaaaatttgcaCTGAGATTAGTGCACTAGAAGATGAACTCCTGATGGTGTGTGAAGCAGATGCCCACATAAATAAGATTGGAGGTAAGCTTCTCAAGTTATTACTACTGGCACAATTGAAATGAAACTCAAAATGTGTTGGGTAATTAACTTTCCTTCAAACAAAATTACTTATATCCACAAATGATCGTAAGAATACAACAAAGATTACACtctaggaaaaataataatgaactcAAAAATTTAGCGTGGTTTGACACCTTTTACTTACGTCTATGGAACTGTGTCAAAAGTATTtcactatcacaaaaatgattacaagattgtaactcATCCTAAATTGTGCATCACTCTACAAACCCGAGTATCCCATATCCCATTCAATAGgtacaagaaatgataacactctcacatagatatttttctctaaacaaagtgactttgtttcacaatctctctACCCACACACTCTCTTCATGTGTatctttttcattaattttcttctctatttataacgAAGATTGTcataactataataaataaattctctTGAAAATTGAAGCAAAAAAAATTTTCAATACATCTATTCAAATAGATTTTATCTAGTAAAATACAATCTTCTACTTTGCATTTAAACCACTTaaaccttagtgataaaaattcaattctgACCATACATTAAATGGACCTTATCTTTTGAGTTGAAACTCTACAAAATGCACTCGTTGTACtcctttgcatttatcattttcaaaGATATGAAAGTAGCATGCCTTCTTAATATCTCGAACAATatcaaaacaaattattataatttctaatgTCTGATGCAAACCAAAAGGTGTACTACTGCCCCCCATATGTGTTGGGGCTTCCTTTCCTCTGTCTAGTGGCCTTAGCTCCCCtctatatcaaaataattatttgaagttTCATAGCTCAGCGAAGATATTGTGGAAAAAGAGTTACTTCATCTATTTTTTGCTTGGATCATAAGTATAGAGCCATAATAATCCCTTTTATGTAAAAATGGTAATGTTAAGCATTTGTCAAATagctttatattatttttatcataacatTACACCTAGGAATATGCATTGGAAGCTTCTTCATCCCATTACAAGCATTTTGATTCTGTCTTTATGTGACTTATTTCTCTAATTTTGATGTCACAGAAAAATACAAGCAGAGGAAGAGTTTTTCAGGCGATGACATTATTATGCTGCTCAAGTCTGAACATGAAAATAATGCTATCACTGCTTATAGCATTAATGCTGATAAAGAGGGGACTGAGCtgaaacattttcttttaaccTGTCCATCATTCATTGGACATGCAAAGAAGCTCTTCAATCTTGAAGTGGATTGTCCCAACACCCTACAAAAGGATGAAACTATTTACAACATGGCAAATCTCAGGCTTTATTTGGATTGCGCGTATGAACTCACTGAGCGTAAAAGCCTTCAAGAGTCACAAGTAGTTCGTTCTTTCTTGCTTGCTTGTGGAGGGAGCTCAAGATTACACATCTCCGTAGGCAGGTTGGCTGAAGAAATATGTAATGGCATTGAGAATCTGAAATTTTACAAAGAACACTCCGGGGAGGAAGTTTTTGCAGGCAATGATGTCTTTGCAATGATGGAGAAAGACATGAAGTGCAATGGAGAGATAAATGGTATGTGGGAGAAGGGTTGGAGGAGAGGATTTTCTGCAGATGAGGCTGAACTAGTTGTCAATAAAATAGAGATCCTGCTTATGAGTGGATTAATTGAGgagattattataaatttatgattacATCGCATTTCAGTATCTTCACCGGTTCAACTTGTAGATAATAAGGACTGACTATACAACAGTTGAATGTTAAAACAGTTGGCATAGTTGCATAGTTTTGGAATGAAAAGTTAGTAATCTATGAATATTAATTCTACCATTGGCGTTGGTTACA belongs to Glycine soja cultivar W05 chromosome 5, ASM419377v2, whole genome shotgun sequence and includes:
- the LOC114413580 gene encoding uncharacterized protein LOC114413580, with the translated sequence MYRSFLRCDDPKGVVECGTIRKYRTRSHKVKDKTRIQKTGENLETSLSLMNKRYKEENKVPKGCDGNLIDPSSYRDIMCDEKSEDIAEGIAKGALGLQDSLIMIRKLQEEASPHSASFRIKQTMKPERDRIEAKMIGRTQANPFGEQSNPKGFQRPQPSAGGCLSNCQEELKKVIKESLVRQNMFPKTSERLNSGSETFSTSTSQYSAVRTNSLFDPSFSAIAPKMERAPSLIFKLMGLEEAPSKSFPAVKQKQLDRELDMSKVRKNDSIAEKQKALRETLDTTHFKGILKESFVKEPKLHVHHFNDTNSKQFGDLSHIALMKPQCTLYEESVKSTYMSVPPKGSSSTNMGKEMEKGICKRVNKEEGPKFLKEVMKLDAKGINPVEESSGKVKLYCHIGHTSQTNETIDKKWKVQTISRKLLEKDISQPIIAATRPQYQRGIPSTKLRKLKSGSRIDMNEISYLKRTGRKNQMKNQSPIIEPEPAKLTVEQIRKGEKKKICTEISALEDELLMVCEADAHINKIGEKYKQRKSFSGDDIIMLLKSEHENNAITAYSINADKEGTELKHFLLTCPSFIGHAKKLFNLEVDCPNTLQKDETIYNMANLRLYLDCAYELTERKSLQESQVVRSFLLACGGSSRLHISVGRLAEEICNGIENLKFYKEHSGEEVFAGNDVFAMMEKDMKCNGEINGMWEKGWRRGFSADEAELVVNKIEILLMSGLIEEIIINL